In Thermodesulfobacteriota bacterium, the genomic stretch GCATCCACGGGGTCGCGGGCACATGGGGGACCCTGGCGACCGGGCTCTTCGCCTCCATAGGAGCAACAGGCCTCTTCTACGGCAACCCGGCGCAGTTCATGGCACAGGCCATCGGGGCGGGCGTGACGATCGCGCTCTCGGTCGTGGGCACCCTGTTGATACTGCAGATAGTAGACATGACTGTAGGCATAAGGGTAACGAAGGAGGAGGAGATTCAGGGGCTGGATCTTACGCAGCACGAGGAGCGGGGATACTCGCTCTAGGCTCTAAAAATTGATCTTTTCCCCGTACTCTGCGTCAGTCCGGGAATAAAAATGCTCACATATTATCCATATATGCTCCGCTTTTTATTCCCGGCCTTCCGGGAAAAGCGGGGAAAATCTCTAATTTTTAGAGGGTGCCGCAGCTGGAGCTTTTTGAGCAGCCTGAATTAAAACGGAGGAGCTGATTTTCAGAATCACCTTTGGATAAAAAACGATCCGGCACAGGGCTGTGCCGGGACACAAGGCAAGGGCGCCTTCGGGGGGACGGGTCAAATCCGTATTCTGGGGCGCCCTTAATTTTTTCAAGGAGGCGTAAATGAAGAAGGTGGAGGCAATAATAAAACCGTTCAAGCTGGACGAAGTGAAAAAGGCGCTCGGGGATATAAATATCGAGGGCATGACCGTCTCGGAGGTCAAGGGCTTCGGCAGGCAGAAGGGGCATTCCGAGTTCTACCGTGGCGCGGAGTACACGCTCGATTTCCTGCCCAAGGTAAAGGTGGAGGTGGTGACGACAGACGAGCTTACGCCGAAGGTGGTCGAGGCCATCATGAACGCGGCAAAGACCGGGAAGATAGGGGACGGCAAGATATTCATTAGCCCGATAGAGGACGGGGTGAGGATACGGACGGGTGAGCGCGGGAGCGACGCCCTGTGACAGGCTGCTGAAAAAGTCGTTCTCCGTCGAAGTGCTACGTCGCTCGTAACTCCGGCGTACACGAAAAGTACGCCTCATTCCTCGCTCCCCTGTTTAAACGGGGCCTCGCATCTGGAGCTTTTTGAGCAGCCTGAATAAAAACGGAGTTTTTCAGCAAGCTGCTAAGAAGAAAAAAGAGTAACCGAGGAGGAAAAAATGAAAACCGTAATATACGCTCTTTTGGTCCTTGTTCTGCTGCCGCTTGGGGCCGCTGCGGAGGAAGCGCCATCCATCGATACGGGAGACACGGCCTGGGTGCTCGTGTCCACGGCCTTCGTGCTCCTTATGACCGCGCCCGGGCTCGCGTTATTCTACTCGGGCCTCGTGAGAAGGAAAAACGTCCTTTCAACGATAATGCAGAGCTTTGCCGCGCTCTCGATAGTGAGCATACAGTGGGTGCTCTGGGGCTACAGCCTCTCCTTCGGCCCGGACCGCTGGGGCCTCATAGGCGGGCTCGAGCTCATCGGCCTCAATGGCGTCGGGCCCGAGCCTGGAGGCTACGCGGCTACCATACCCCACCAGGCCTTCATGGTCTTCCAGATGATGTTCGCGGTCATAACCGTCGCCATAATAACCGGCGCTGTCGCGGAGAGGATGAAGTTTTCTGCCTTCGTTGCCTTCGCGCTCCTCTGGACGACCTTCGTCTACGACCCGCTCGCGCACTGGGTCTGGGGCGGCGGCTGGATAGGGAAGATGGGAGCGCTGGATTTCGCGGGCGGCACCGTCGTTCACATAAGCTCGGGGGTGGCCGCGCTTGCAGCGGCCATTGTGACCGGGAGGAGAAAGGGATACGGGACCGACCTCATGCTGCCGCATAGCCTCCCGCTTACGCTAATCGGCGCCGGGCTTCTCTGGTTCGGCTGGTTCGGCTTCAACGCTGGTAGCGCACTCGGCGCGAACGGGCTTGCCGCGACCGCCTTCATGGTCACTAACACCGCGGCTGCAGCTGCGGCCCTCTCCTGGATGGCTGTCGAGTGGCTCCACAGGGGAAAGCCCACGCTCCTGGGCCTTGCCTCGGG encodes the following:
- a CDS encoding P-II family nitrogen regulator, with amino-acid sequence MKKVEAIIKPFKLDEVKKALGDINIEGMTVSEVKGFGRQKGHSEFYRGAEYTLDFLPKVKVEVVTTDELTPKVVEAIMNAAKTGKIGDGKIFISPIEDGVRIRTGERGSDAL
- a CDS encoding ammonium transporter; the encoded protein is MKTVIYALLVLVLLPLGAAAEEAPSIDTGDTAWVLVSTAFVLLMTAPGLALFYSGLVRRKNVLSTIMQSFAALSIVSIQWVLWGYSLSFGPDRWGLIGGLELIGLNGVGPEPGGYAATIPHQAFMVFQMMFAVITVAIITGAVAERMKFSAFVAFALLWTTFVYDPLAHWVWGGGWIGKMGALDFAGGTVVHISSGVAALAAAIVTGRRKGYGTDLMLPHSLPLTLIGAGLLWFGWFGFNAGSALGANGLAATAFMVTNTAAAAAALSWMAVEWLHRGKPTLLGLASGIVAGLVAITPAAGFVGPVSSIFIGLAAGAVCYLAVTRLKPLLGYDDSLDAFGIHGVGGVWGAIATGLFASTAVNAAGADGLFFGGAGAGLLLKQLIAVGASAAYAFVLTFIILKALDWAIGLRVAEEDEVQGLDITQHSESGYSL